The following coding sequences lie in one Bifidobacterium sp. ESL0690 genomic window:
- a CDS encoding glycosyl hydrolase family 30 encodes MPTAKPGSATTVVIDPSRQYQLWEGAGAAITDSSASLLMNSMNAEQRHAILEEMFSPEQGGFSSVRISIGSCDFVSQKYYSYDDLPEGVGTDPNLDYFSIGTGEPGAPDATKDLKNVIPVLQEIMAINPAVKVMASPWSPPAWMKTNRKFEGDGRLRLGEYVGNGYRRQDTVDFVYARYFVKFIAAYASYGIPITSVTMQNEPSNSPQWPMAIWTPEELTKWGSEYLRPCLDATFPDVEIYFGDDGLRFFQRPVSDYMTPAQAECFAGVAFHTYSGLPKWVLNGTRQFPGWKAAMSERRCMLDETVDEASHVMFGEIGTGLVRNNVGLINLWNIALDEQGFPSYAKTRGRRGVITIDSTTGKVKRNLEYFMLRNFGQDVRPGSRRVASTSHTPDGRHGGLGSVAFIEPDGRGFAGFLYNPTEEPIEAAVTFAGESAAWRHVTVPAYGTVTFHLSDSPINTSSVPEDDDFKITYTPHPADDHDERIF; translated from the coding sequence GTGCCTACGGCCAAGCCTGGCAGCGCGACCACCGTAGTCATCGACCCGAGCCGGCAATACCAGCTTTGGGAGGGCGCAGGAGCGGCCATCACCGATTCCAGCGCCTCGCTTCTGATGAATAGCATGAACGCCGAGCAACGCCACGCCATTCTCGAGGAGATGTTCAGCCCTGAACAGGGCGGCTTCTCGTCAGTGCGTATTTCCATCGGTTCCTGCGATTTCGTAAGCCAGAAATATTACAGCTACGACGACTTGCCGGAAGGCGTCGGCACGGACCCGAACCTCGATTACTTCTCCATCGGTACCGGTGAACCCGGCGCTCCGGACGCCACCAAAGACCTCAAGAACGTCATTCCTGTGCTGCAGGAGATCATGGCCATCAACCCTGCCGTCAAGGTGATGGCCTCGCCGTGGAGCCCGCCAGCCTGGATGAAGACGAACCGCAAGTTCGAAGGCGACGGCAGGCTGCGGCTCGGCGAATACGTGGGCAACGGCTATCGCCGACAGGACACGGTGGATTTCGTCTACGCGCGGTATTTCGTCAAATTCATCGCCGCCTATGCCAGCTATGGCATTCCCATCACCTCGGTGACCATGCAGAACGAACCGAGCAATTCACCGCAGTGGCCGATGGCCATCTGGACGCCCGAGGAACTGACGAAGTGGGGCAGCGAATACCTGCGGCCCTGCCTCGACGCCACGTTCCCGGATGTCGAGATCTATTTCGGCGACGACGGGCTGCGTTTCTTCCAACGCCCGGTGAGCGACTACATGACCCCGGCCCAGGCCGAATGCTTCGCGGGCGTCGCGTTCCATACCTATTCCGGCCTGCCCAAGTGGGTGCTCAACGGCACGCGCCAGTTCCCCGGTTGGAAGGCCGCAATGAGCGAGCGCCGCTGCATGCTTGACGAAACGGTGGACGAAGCCAGCCACGTGATGTTCGGCGAGATCGGCACCGGATTGGTGCGCAACAACGTCGGGCTGATCAACCTGTGGAACATCGCGCTGGACGAACAGGGCTTCCCCAGCTACGCCAAGACGCGCGGTCGCCGCGGAGTCATCACCATCGATTCGACCACCGGCAAGGTCAAACGCAATCTCGAGTACTTCATGTTGCGCAACTTCGGCCAAGACGTACGCCCTGGGTCACGTCGCGTGGCTTCCACCAGCCACACCCCCGACGGAAGGCACGGTGGCTTGGGTTCGGTAGCATTCATCGAGCCGGACGGACGCGGATTTGCCGGCTTCCTCTATAACCCGACTGAAGAACCGATTGAAGCAGCTGTCACGTTCGCAGGCGAAAGCGCGGCCTGGCGCCACGTCACCGTCCCCGCCTACGGCACCGTCACCTTCCATCTGTCGGATTCGCCAATCAACACCAGCTCGGTGCCCGAAGACGATGATTTCAAGATCACCTACACCCCGCACCCCGCCGACGACCACGACGAGCGCATTTTCTAG
- the manD gene encoding D-mannonate dehydratase ManD, protein MAIEKAEVFVTSPGRNFVVLKLTTTDGIVGLGDATLNGRELVAAEYLKTIAPALIGKDEDNIEDMWQYLYKGAYWKRGPVTMAAISAVDVALWDIKGKKLGVPVYDLLGGASRKGILTYAHASGTDLPSLFDSIDMYRDMGFKATRIQYALPGIPSTYGVAASANAQTGEGEKGMRYDYEPARRTSVPVEEVWDARTYLNTIPGVFEEVRNKYGKDLILLHDSHHRLRPIEAARFGKALEPYDLFWMEDTTPAEDNQQFLRLVREHTTTPIAIGEIINSWTDYITLIEEQLIDYVRSAVTHTGGLTHMKKLMAFAELFGVKSGFHGPTDVSPVGMAANLHLDLAIPNFGIQEYMKHSDETLEVFHTSYTFKDGYLHPGNKPGLGVDFDEKLAAKYPYQPAPLPVDRLLDGTMHEW, encoded by the coding sequence ATGGCTATCGAAAAGGCCGAGGTTTTCGTCACGAGCCCGGGGCGCAATTTTGTCGTCCTCAAGCTCACGACTACGGACGGGATTGTGGGACTTGGTGACGCAACGCTCAACGGGCGCGAACTGGTCGCTGCAGAATACCTGAAGACCATTGCTCCCGCCCTGATCGGCAAGGACGAGGACAACATCGAAGACATGTGGCAGTACCTCTACAAGGGCGCCTACTGGAAGCGCGGGCCGGTGACGATGGCCGCCATCTCGGCCGTCGATGTGGCTCTCTGGGATATCAAGGGAAAGAAGCTCGGCGTTCCGGTTTATGACCTGCTCGGCGGCGCGTCCCGCAAGGGCATCCTGACCTACGCGCATGCTTCCGGCACCGACCTGCCAAGCCTGTTCGACTCGATCGATATGTACCGTGACATGGGCTTCAAGGCCACGCGTATCCAGTACGCGCTGCCCGGCATCCCTTCGACCTACGGCGTCGCGGCTTCGGCCAACGCCCAGACCGGTGAGGGTGAGAAGGGCATGCGTTACGACTACGAGCCAGCGCGCCGCACCAGCGTTCCGGTCGAGGAGGTCTGGGATGCGCGCACGTATCTCAACACCATTCCCGGGGTTTTCGAGGAAGTGCGCAACAAGTATGGCAAGGATCTGATTCTGCTGCACGATTCCCACCATCGCCTGCGCCCGATCGAGGCCGCCCGCTTCGGCAAGGCGCTCGAGCCCTATGACCTCTTCTGGATGGAAGATACCACGCCTGCGGAGGACAACCAGCAGTTCTTGCGTCTGGTGCGTGAGCACACCACCACCCCGATCGCCATTGGCGAGATCATCAACTCCTGGACCGACTACATCACCCTGATCGAGGAGCAGCTCATCGATTACGTGCGTTCGGCCGTCACCCACACCGGTGGCCTGACCCACATGAAGAAGCTCATGGCCTTCGCCGAGCTCTTCGGTGTCAAGTCCGGCTTCCATGGCCCCACCGACGTCTCGCCGGTCGGCATGGCCGCGAACCTGCACTTGGACCTGGCGATTCCGAACTTCGGCATTCAGGAGTACATGAAGCACAGCGACGAGACGCTCGAGGTGTTCCACACCTCCTATACCTTCAAGGATGGTTATCTGCATCCGGGTAACAAGCCGGGCCTCGGCGTCGACTTCGACGAAAAACTTGCCGCGAAGTACCCGTATCAGCCGGCTCCGTTGCCGGTCGACCGCCTTCTCGACGGCACCATGCACGAGTGGTGA
- a CDS encoding mannitol dehydrogenase family protein — translation MSTDSVSIPQISREKNGRPAAPERIIHLGIGNFTRAHQSWYTEHAPDAAEWGIAGFTGKGPWMRDSLEKQGCAYTLITSGAKGDEFEVISSISSMHSGVDTAALRACFANPDISVVTSTITEAGYTRNQNGDLDVANPDVASDLQALKADAQADGLKTVPVRMVAGFLARRSAGAGPITVLPCDNLAGNGAAFRKVVEQAIAEVDPSLLDWTRLNVAWATSMVDRITPATTQGDIELVERVKGWHDAVPVRTEPFHEWVIAGDFPAGRPAWEEVGAVITDDVTPYEERKLWMLNGSHSTLAYCGSLFGYETVADAVADPTLCAWINEWWDLAGRYVSVPTEEYRHQLLERFENPNIRHLLMQIASDGSEKLPVRIVPVARKALKDGASIVPPARAIAAWIQFLTRYSDRLADVNKDKVVACARACKAADGSIDRKAVKYVVSYLDHSLGGSSAFVDEVVNQMDEVSGAAAAHLMS, via the coding sequence ATGTCAACAGATAGCGTTTCAATTCCTCAAATCAGCCGTGAAAAGAACGGTCGCCCGGCCGCGCCCGAAAGAATCATTCATCTGGGAATCGGTAATTTCACGCGTGCGCACCAGTCTTGGTACACCGAACACGCTCCCGATGCGGCGGAATGGGGTATCGCCGGTTTTACGGGCAAGGGCCCTTGGATGCGTGATTCGCTTGAAAAGCAGGGTTGCGCGTACACCTTGATTACTTCCGGGGCGAAAGGCGACGAATTCGAAGTCATCTCCTCGATTTCTTCCATGCATAGCGGCGTGGATACGGCGGCGCTGCGTGCTTGTTTCGCCAATCCTGATATTTCCGTCGTCACTTCGACCATCACCGAAGCCGGATATACGCGCAACCAGAATGGCGATCTGGACGTTGCCAACCCCGATGTCGCTTCCGATTTGCAAGCTTTGAAAGCTGACGCTCAAGCCGATGGTCTCAAAACCGTCCCCGTGCGTATGGTTGCCGGTTTCCTCGCTCGCAGAAGCGCGGGGGCTGGCCCAATCACTGTGCTGCCTTGCGACAATCTGGCTGGTAATGGCGCCGCGTTCCGCAAGGTGGTCGAGCAGGCCATCGCTGAGGTCGATCCGTCATTGCTGGATTGGACGCGGCTCAATGTCGCTTGGGCTACTTCCATGGTTGATCGCATCACCCCAGCCACCACGCAGGGCGATATCGAACTGGTCGAACGGGTCAAGGGCTGGCACGATGCGGTTCCGGTGCGCACCGAGCCGTTCCATGAATGGGTGATTGCCGGGGACTTCCCGGCCGGCCGCCCGGCTTGGGAAGAAGTCGGTGCCGTGATTACCGATGACGTCACGCCGTATGAGGAACGCAAGCTGTGGATGCTCAACGGTTCCCACTCGACTTTGGCTTATTGTGGGTCGCTGTTCGGCTATGAGACCGTCGCCGATGCCGTCGCCGACCCGACCCTGTGCGCTTGGATCAACGAGTGGTGGGATTTGGCCGGGCGCTATGTCAGCGTGCCCACCGAGGAATACCGGCACCAGCTGCTTGAGCGTTTCGAGAACCCGAATATCCGCCACCTGCTGATGCAAATCGCCTCCGACGGAAGCGAAAAACTGCCGGTTCGTATCGTGCCTGTCGCTCGAAAAGCGTTGAAAGACGGTGCCTCAATCGTTCCCCCTGCTCGTGCCATCGCCGCGTGGATACAGTTCCTCACCCGTTACAGTGACCGGCTGGCCGACGTCAATAAAGACAAGGTTGTCGCGTGCGCGAGGGCCTGCAAGGCGGCCGATGGGAGCATTGACCGGAAAGCCGTGAAATACGTGGTTTCCTATCTTGATCATTCTCTTGGCGGCTCTTCGGCGTTCGTCGATGAGGTGGTCAACCAGATGGACGAGGTGAGCGGGGCTGCCGCGGCTCATCTGATGTCGTGA
- the uxaC gene encoding glucuronate isomerase, translating to MVGQTDISEPVLSPDRLLPAEGLPLRVARELYESVKDLPIVSPHGHIPIEWFARDKHFANPTDLFITPDHYVTRILHGQGVPLSALGVGQTDFTDEQARDAFLLFGKYWFAFAGTPMRYWFEDSLVRVFGINKKFGPDCAGAIYDELNEMLKTPEFSTRALANRFNMEFVSTTDDPVSDLKLHDQVNADPDFKPFVAPAFRPDKYLEPSRADWPELVRALGASADVDASTYVGFTEAMRRRRRYFKDHGAVLSDHSHADLNSERLSDGEVRMLFAEAYAGNIEAGDAVRLRAHLFNDQARLAQEDGLVMTVHPAIARNYDAAAFASYGADVGGDIPARAEFVEGLRPLLNEYGNNPDFHFVAFTDDETVYSRELAPLAGFYPAFYIGAPWWFIDAPDSISRYFHAVVPYAGFTKLSGFIDDTRAICSIPSRHDMNRRVTASFVSSLVCDRRISMDEGLAIMRAQVSTQPKRVFKIGGAEKAE from the coding sequence ATGGTTGGCCAGACGGATATATCTGAACCTGTTTTGTCTCCCGATCGTTTGCTGCCGGCGGAAGGTTTGCCGTTGCGTGTGGCCCGGGAGCTCTATGAATCGGTGAAGGATCTTCCCATCGTTTCGCCCCACGGCCATATCCCGATTGAATGGTTTGCCCGCGACAAGCATTTCGCGAACCCCACGGATCTGTTCATCACGCCAGATCATTACGTGACCCGAATTTTGCATGGCCAAGGCGTGCCATTGAGCGCTCTTGGGGTCGGTCAAACCGATTTTACCGACGAACAGGCGCGTGACGCGTTTTTGCTTTTTGGCAAGTATTGGTTCGCTTTCGCTGGTACGCCGATGCGTTATTGGTTTGAGGACTCGTTGGTTCGGGTCTTTGGCATCAACAAGAAGTTCGGTCCCGATTGCGCGGGCGCGATTTACGACGAACTCAACGAAATGCTCAAAACCCCGGAATTCAGCACTCGGGCGCTCGCCAACCGTTTCAATATGGAATTCGTTTCGACCACCGACGACCCGGTCAGCGACCTGAAGCTGCATGATCAGGTCAACGCGGATCCCGATTTCAAGCCGTTTGTCGCCCCTGCGTTTCGGCCCGACAAATATCTTGAGCCGTCCCGTGCCGATTGGCCGGAGTTGGTTCGCGCTTTGGGTGCCAGCGCCGATGTTGACGCGTCCACATACGTCGGTTTCACCGAGGCGATGCGCCGCAGAAGGCGGTATTTCAAGGATCACGGGGCGGTTTTAAGCGACCATTCCCACGCCGACCTCAACTCGGAGCGACTTTCGGACGGCGAAGTGCGCATGCTGTTCGCCGAAGCTTATGCGGGGAACATTGAGGCCGGTGATGCCGTTCGTCTGCGTGCCCACCTGTTCAACGATCAGGCCAGGCTCGCTCAGGAAGATGGCTTGGTGATGACCGTGCATCCCGCCATCGCCCGCAACTATGACGCTGCAGCCTTCGCCAGCTACGGTGCGGACGTCGGCGGCGACATCCCGGCCCGGGCCGAGTTCGTCGAAGGGTTGCGCCCGCTACTCAACGAATACGGCAATAATCCCGATTTCCATTTCGTCGCATTCACCGATGACGAAACCGTGTATTCCCGCGAACTTGCGCCGCTTGCAGGCTTCTATCCCGCCTTTTATATCGGTGCTCCCTGGTGGTTTATCGATGCGCCGGATTCGATTTCGCGCTATTTCCACGCCGTCGTTCCATACGCCGGATTCACCAAGCTTTCCGGGTTCATCGACGACACCCGGGCGATTTGCTCGATTCCCTCCCGGCACGACATGAACCGCAGGGTCACCGCAAGTTTCGTCTCCTCGTTGGTCTGCGACCGCCGGATTTCGATGGACGAAGGGCTTGCGATTATGCGTGCTCAGGTCTCCACCCAGCCAAAGCGAGTGTTCAAAATCGGTGGTGCCGAAAAGGCCGAATAA
- a CDS encoding LacI family DNA-binding transcriptional regulator — protein MTADDSTPTGPDSARIGTETATATETQAEMPAKVTIRDVAKAASVAPSTVSRAFARPGRVNEATAQRIYDIADKIGYRATAIRAHTNDDHLNGMLGIVVADLSNPVFAEYTRAAQHECLSNGFGLLVLDSEENAVIERTSIHAAIQHIDGLILASSRLSDAGIRKLAQTKPLVTLNRSIRGIQSVIGDVQTGLTQAVEHLASLGHRNFTYLSGPESSWQDGVRWRTLSSICQRQHLKLRRIPSNAPTFSGGFRTGEVFLNNPTSAVIAYNDIMAIGFIAALHSRNISVPGEVSVVGIDDVQVSSLVSPALSTIRLPRKELGSKAVDEVLDLIHHTKSVNDRKPIMLQSSYVVRASTGKANSSLISAIRI, from the coding sequence ATGACGGCAGACGATTCAACCCCAACCGGCCCAGATTCCGCGCGGATAGGAACAGAAACGGCAACAGCGACAGAGACACAGGCAGAGATGCCTGCGAAAGTAACGATTCGGGACGTCGCCAAGGCTGCTAGCGTCGCTCCATCAACGGTTTCAAGAGCTTTCGCAAGGCCAGGTCGGGTCAACGAGGCCACGGCCCAGCGAATTTACGACATCGCCGACAAAATCGGCTATCGTGCCACCGCCATCAGGGCGCATACCAACGACGACCACCTCAACGGCATGCTCGGCATTGTGGTCGCCGACCTCAGCAACCCCGTTTTCGCTGAGTACACGCGTGCGGCCCAGCACGAGTGTCTTTCCAACGGTTTCGGGCTTTTGGTGCTCGATTCCGAGGAAAACGCAGTAATCGAACGAACGTCCATTCACGCTGCAATCCAGCATATCGATGGTCTTATTCTGGCCTCTTCCCGCCTTTCCGACGCCGGCATTCGCAAGCTCGCGCAGACGAAACCACTCGTGACGCTGAACCGCTCCATCCGCGGCATCCAGTCGGTCATCGGCGACGTGCAAACCGGGCTCACGCAGGCCGTGGAGCACCTCGCCTCGCTCGGACATCGCAACTTCACTTACCTAAGCGGGCCGGAATCTTCGTGGCAGGACGGCGTGCGTTGGCGCACGCTTTCCTCGATCTGTCAGCGTCAGCACCTGAAACTGCGCCGCATTCCCTCAAACGCACCGACGTTCAGCGGCGGATTTCGCACCGGCGAGGTGTTCCTGAACAACCCGACCAGCGCGGTCATCGCCTACAACGACATCATGGCCATCGGCTTCATCGCGGCCCTGCATTCGCGCAATATCAGCGTTCCCGGCGAAGTTTCGGTGGTCGGCATCGACGATGTGCAGGTCAGCTCGCTGGTCTCCCCCGCGCTTTCCACCATCCGTCTGCCACGAAAAGAGCTGGGCTCGAAAGCGGTGGACGAAGTGCTGGATCTCATTCACCACACCAAGTCGGTCAACGACCGCAAGCCGATCATGCTGCAATCCTCGTACGTCGTGCGCGCCAGCACCGGCAAGGCCAATTCCTCGCTGATATCCGCAATCCGGATCTGA
- a CDS encoding DUF2264 domain-containing protein — protein sequence METKPFNENVATNPLRTKADCEQALVDILAPAMRLVESGRRYGRFRMSDSGAVYSQDRTSIEGFCRLLWGLGPLFANRGNISRFPRWWQLSCGGILHGTTPGDPDFWGNPLDDYDQLFVEMGAITAFLFETRQDFWDHLSDTQQSNILTWLDQINAHELPKTNWLWFRQMVNTWFVHTGHPEYDALVQADFDITTSHYLAHGWSYDGYKNQIDNYIPFAYQFFTLMTVGLAEQDYRACNDADDTSPRRNAKSVEENTCFPAETADCATSSFSISSKTAVLSDDEDSNEEASDAINTGNTDEPHSAETQRYKLLKQRATAFVPSYANWFAADGACLPFGRSLDYRFAQAAFWGAAAFASIDLPTGWSLGDMKHLLLGNLRWWFRQNIFQSDGLIPIGYAYPNMNMAEGYNGPASAYWALKTFIFLCIPDSDIFWTTRESDDFKFEPLKLQPEPRMLVAHSRTGLEVQAFTAGQHAPEHNHTDAKYEKYVYSTTFGFSTPKATTVLKQLACDNTLAVSESEYHWRMAFGYADYAVHGDYVYSRWEPWSDVTIRNFIVPLMPWHIRVHVIDSARALHLAEGGFAMPDFGQELAGPNINAVGKVAKAAAQHAADGSFASGWDTGNDDMENLFSATRALNIIVESETLPNANIQAENPNQKQESGNIRSEIPKTMANEIISRPTATFSTPQRSLFYRTEVGLTGLIGAQGFALELSTPEPNTNLLYPKTRIPMQMRTIDHGHYVFISAYLGDRELESVGDDGSIAMPTATLAGNELCIGYRGETRVVDLTELANQRT from the coding sequence ATGGAAACGAAGCCATTCAACGAAAACGTCGCCACCAACCCGCTGCGCACGAAGGCGGATTGCGAGCAAGCGCTTGTCGACATTCTCGCGCCGGCCATGCGCCTGGTGGAAAGCGGCAGACGATACGGCCGATTCCGCATGAGCGATAGCGGGGCCGTCTACAGCCAAGACCGCACCTCCATCGAGGGCTTCTGCCGCCTGCTTTGGGGGCTGGGGCCGCTTTTCGCCAACCGCGGCAACATCTCTCGTTTCCCGCGCTGGTGGCAGCTTTCGTGCGGGGGGATTCTTCACGGCACCACGCCCGGCGACCCGGATTTCTGGGGCAATCCACTGGATGATTACGACCAACTGTTCGTGGAAATGGGCGCGATTACGGCATTCCTCTTCGAAACGCGACAGGATTTCTGGGACCATCTGAGCGATACCCAACAAAGCAATATCCTGACCTGGCTCGACCAGATCAACGCTCATGAATTGCCGAAAACGAATTGGCTTTGGTTCCGGCAGATGGTCAACACCTGGTTCGTACATACCGGCCACCCCGAATACGACGCCTTGGTACAAGCTGATTTCGACATCACCACCTCGCATTATCTCGCCCACGGATGGTCGTACGACGGCTATAAAAACCAAATCGATAACTACATTCCCTTCGCTTATCAGTTCTTTACGCTGATGACCGTCGGGCTTGCGGAACAGGACTATCGCGCTTGTAACGATGCTGACGACACCTCACCAAGACGTAATGCAAAATCAGTCGAGGAGAATACTTGTTTCCCCGCCGAAACCGCTGATTGCGCGACCTCCAGCTTCAGCATCTCTTCCAAGACTGCCGTACTTAGCGATGACGAAGACAGTAACGAAGAAGCTTCCGACGCGATAAATACCGGCAACACCGACGAACCGCACAGCGCCGAGACGCAACGCTATAAATTGCTCAAACAACGCGCGACCGCCTTTGTACCGAGCTACGCCAACTGGTTCGCAGCCGATGGCGCCTGCCTGCCGTTCGGACGCAGCCTTGATTACCGATTCGCACAGGCAGCGTTCTGGGGAGCAGCGGCCTTTGCCAGCATCGATCTGCCAACCGGCTGGTCACTTGGGGACATGAAACATCTGCTGCTCGGCAACTTACGTTGGTGGTTCCGTCAGAATATTTTCCAGTCCGACGGACTGATTCCTATCGGTTATGCCTATCCAAATATGAACATGGCCGAAGGCTACAATGGGCCGGCTTCAGCTTACTGGGCGCTCAAAACCTTCATTTTCCTGTGCATTCCCGATTCCGACATCTTCTGGACCACCCGTGAAAGCGATGATTTCAAATTCGAGCCGCTGAAACTGCAACCGGAACCGCGCATGCTGGTGGCGCACAGCCGCACCGGGCTGGAAGTGCAGGCGTTCACCGCCGGCCAGCACGCGCCGGAACACAACCACACCGATGCGAAATACGAGAAATACGTCTATTCCACGACCTTCGGCTTCTCGACGCCGAAAGCCACGACGGTTTTGAAGCAGCTTGCCTGCGACAATACGTTGGCGGTTTCAGAATCCGAATATCACTGGCGCATGGCCTTTGGCTACGCCGATTATGCGGTTCATGGCGATTACGTTTATTCGCGCTGGGAGCCGTGGAGTGACGTCACGATCCGCAATTTCATCGTGCCGCTGATGCCGTGGCATATCCGCGTCCACGTCATCGATTCGGCACGAGCGTTGCACTTGGCGGAAGGCGGGTTCGCTATGCCGGACTTCGGGCAGGAACTGGCCGGACCGAATATCAACGCGGTCGGTAAGGTCGCCAAAGCGGCGGCTCAGCACGCTGCCGACGGTTCGTTTGCGTCGGGTTGGGATACCGGCAACGATGATATGGAAAACCTGTTTTCCGCAACGAGAGCTCTAAACATCATTGTCGAGTCGGAAACCTTACCAAACGCCAATATCCAAGCCGAAAATCCCAATCAAAAACAGGAATCTGGGAACATTAGGAGCGAAATTCCGAAAACAATGGCTAACGAAATAATCTCGCGTCCGACAGCGACATTCTCAACACCCCAACGTTCCCTCTTCTACCGCACCGAAGTTGGACTCACCGGGCTGATTGGAGCACAAGGATTCGCGCTGGAACTATCTACCCCCGAGCCGAACACGAACCTGCTGTATCCCAAGACACGAATACCGATGCAAATGCGCACCATCGACCACGGCCATTACGTCTTCATTTCCGCTTACTTAGGCGACCGAGAGCTGGAAAGCGTAGGCGACGACGGTTCGATAGCCATGCCGACCGCAACGCTTGCCGGCAACGAGTTGTGTATCGGATATCGCGGCGAGACCCGCGTAGTGGACCTTACCGAATTGGCAAACCAAAGAACCTGA
- the fbaA gene encoding class II fructose-bisphosphate aldolase — protein sequence MTIATPERYREMLESARHNGYAYPAINVTSTQTLNAALQGFAEAESDGIIQVSVGGASYFSGQCVGDRVTGSLAFAAFAHEVAAKYPNISIALHTDHCAKPYLDGWVRPLLAREADDVAHGHEPMFQSHMWDGSTVPLKENLDITEELLDLSAKAHTVLEIEIGAVGGEEDGHRADIDEKLYSTPADGIEVARRLGLGERGAYMAAFTFGNVHGAYKPGVVRLRPELLGEIQREVASAAKAGKLGSSYTDADLHDNKPFMLVFHGGSGSSKGDITAAVHYGVIKMNIDTDTQYAFTRAVAGHMFEHYDSVLKVDGEVGEKRYYDPRSWGRTAEGAMAKRVVEACVELGSAGKALK from the coding sequence ATGACCATTGCAACCCCTGAACGATATCGTGAAATGCTGGAATCCGCGCGGCACAACGGCTATGCCTATCCTGCGATTAACGTGACCAGTACCCAGACGCTCAACGCCGCGCTGCAGGGGTTTGCTGAGGCTGAGTCCGACGGCATCATTCAGGTTTCGGTGGGTGGGGCGTCCTACTTTTCCGGGCAGTGCGTCGGCGACCGCGTCACCGGATCGCTCGCGTTCGCGGCGTTCGCGCACGAAGTGGCCGCCAAATATCCGAACATTTCCATCGCTCTGCACACCGACCATTGCGCCAAGCCGTATCTCGACGGCTGGGTGCGTCCGCTGCTTGCGCGTGAGGCGGACGACGTGGCGCACGGGCACGAGCCGATGTTCCAATCCCATATGTGGGACGGCTCGACGGTGCCGCTCAAAGAGAACCTTGATATCACTGAAGAATTATTGGACCTTTCGGCGAAAGCTCACACCGTCTTGGAAATCGAGATTGGCGCGGTCGGCGGTGAAGAGGACGGGCATCGTGCGGATATCGACGAAAAACTGTATTCCACGCCGGCCGACGGCATCGAAGTCGCTCGCAGGCTCGGGCTGGGGGAGCGGGGAGCCTATATGGCCGCGTTCACCTTCGGCAACGTGCATGGCGCCTACAAGCCGGGGGTGGTGAGGCTGCGTCCGGAATTGCTGGGTGAGATTCAGCGCGAGGTCGCGTCCGCGGCAAAGGCGGGCAAGTTGGGAAGCAGCTATACGGATGCTGATTTACATGACAATAAGCCGTTCATGCTCGTTTTCCATGGTGGTTCAGGCTCGTCGAAAGGTGACATTACCGCGGCGGTCCATTATGGCGTCATCAAGATGAACATCGACACCGATACGCAGTATGCTTTTACCCGTGCGGTCGCCGGCCACATGTTCGAGCACTATGATTCCGTGCTCAAGGTCGACGGGGAGGTGGGCGAGAAGCGTTACTATGACCCGCGTTCGTGGGGACGCACGGCCGAGGGTGCGATGGCCAAGCGCGTGGTCGAGGCCTGCGTCGAGTTGGGTTCGGCGGGCAAAGCGCTGAAATAG
- a CDS encoding DUF3021 domain-containing protein, giving the protein MFQAASKPGNNEGGNMEHKITPLRKIIRYAAVGIGFGSFFLMLLTAIAPGWIPLNRLSILTMFVMSALIGELTFLLDDGYPWSYLAHFALTFALTIAWVLANGWTFRQIPGGLGSIAATFVGIYVAIWLVVITDMKIDVGRMNRKLRESR; this is encoded by the coding sequence ATGTTTCAGGCAGCCTCCAAGCCCGGCAACAACGAAGGAGGCAACATGGAACATAAAATAACGCCTCTACGCAAAATCATTCGTTATGCTGCCGTCGGAATCGGCTTCGGATCATTCTTTCTCATGCTGCTCACCGCAATCGCGCCCGGCTGGATACCGCTCAATAGGCTGAGCATTCTGACCATGTTCGTTATGAGCGCGCTTATCGGCGAACTGACGTTCCTGCTCGATGACGGATATCCTTGGAGCTATTTGGCCCACTTCGCGCTGACTTTCGCGCTGACCATTGCCTGGGTTCTGGCCAATGGCTGGACTTTCAGGCAAATCCCTGGCGGTCTGGGCAGTATCGCTGCGACATTTGTCGGCATTTATGTGGCGATCTGGCTCGTCGTCATTACAGACATGAAAATTGACGTCGGCAGGATGAACAGGAAACTACGGGAAAGCCGCTGA